The genomic stretch TTTGTATTGACTATGGCAATCATCATTTTCTGTGTCCAATTCTTGGCAGTGGTATTCATGCTTTTTGTTTCTCTTGATTCAGCTAAAATATACACCTGGAAAGATGGATATGTTCAGCAATCTTAGGACATTATATTTTGTCCCAGGAATGAAGTCTCCACCTGATCTACTGAATGTTGTGCCTATTTTGGAGGCTTGTCCACATTTAGAAGAATTTCGTCTGCAGGTTAGTTACTAAATCTattaatttttcccattttctccCCTTCTTTGTgagattttttttggggggtgggGTTGATTTATAGTTAGCGTCTTTTTACCATCTTTTTGGAAACATTGTAAAAGGCTAATATTCTTTGACTTAGAATAACTAAAGCAAGAGATATTGGCCCTTTCTTTGAAGAGATTGGATTTTCAAAATGGCATTGTTACATTTagtttgcttttaaaatttGTGGTGCTTTTTGCTAAGTGAATAAATGCTGAATGAATTTTCTTTAGTCTTGATGATTCCATTTCCTTAGGTCTATTTGGGATAATATCCTTTGTTAAGTACTCTGTGAAACTGTTCTTTTTGCCATTCTGAATGTCTTTTTTACAGCGTTCTCTAACTGTCATATTTTCTACTTGTACTgccccattttaattttttttctctaagtCCATGACCTTCACTCAGAAGCAGTATTCTAGTGTTTTAAGCTCAGCCTTATGGCCTTCAGTGTGAATTGATGTTAGTCATGGATGCTTATATGAAGCATTTAAGTTGATTGCCTCAACTAGGGTTATTGTCAAATCAGCTTGACTACAATCTAGGCCAATCTTCCATCGAGAGTTTGGTTGACTTTAAATTTCGAAAGTTAGCAAAACCAGAATGACTGGATTTCCTTTCAACTTTTGATGTTTTATGTGTATATATTCGTGATTTGCATGGATGATTAGAGGTTTGACATATTTGTTTCAAGGTCAATTTTAGCTCTATGACATCAGATGTAGGGGTTTCCATCGAATTATAAACAATTTATCTGtagaaaaggaaggaaatttTTTGTTTATATAATTTCCACTTCTATTATAAAATTGATATTGGATGGAATCTGAGCTGAGCATCTGTTTGGTTGAGCAGAATTAGATAAGATTTTGCTTTGGCAAGGTTTGTTGGTGGCCCTAGTTGTAGCATTGCTATTAATGTCCATAATGTACAAGATTATCTTTTTCTTACATCTTGTGGATTTGTAATGTATAAGATACTTcgtttatttgttaaattgattgaaaatCGTTTCAATATCCAGTTTGTAAGATGTAAATCTCTCTTTAGATGTTGATACCTTTGCATGTCTTTTTTCCTCTTCATTCTGTATAAGAGCTTTCTGTTTTAGCTGTTGATGGATGTGTTGTTTCTAAAATGCAGTATGTGAATATTTTATAGTTGAAGTAAGTGTTTGCATGCTTATTCCATAGTCGGTCCCAATTTGAAGGTGAACCTTGCTGCTTACCTGCTACATCCCAACGTCCTTGCATGGCTTGGCTTGTTCTTTAAGCTCCACTTCTGCCTTTTAGAATGCAGTATGTGAATAGTTGGCAGTTGACATATCAAATAAGTGTCTGCATGCTTATAGTGACTCCTAATTTTTGCTGCTTACTAGCTATAGCCTTGCATCCTGGCATGGCTTTGCTCTTTCTCTGAGCCCTGCTTCTCCCTTCCCACTCTCCCTGTTCCTACCCCAATAAACAGGCCTATGGAATAAAGCTGATCCATAGGTACTTATTTCAGAGTAAACTTTGGGAAATAACAATTGTTCTTCTAACGTTCTCACAGCATGTGTTTTGCACTTTTTGTCACGCTGCTTTTAAAGATGCAAGTCAGAAGTGTGACTTCCAATGGTGTCACTTTGAAGAGACAATGCTGCTTAAATCACGACTCTACTGTTGCAATCTGTGGGAAGATTTTTAAAGTGAAAGAATACCAATTTATCACTTGTTGGTCTTTTGTTTTTCACCCTTCTTTGTTGATGCCACAGTCCATTGGCATGGAGAAACAACTTAACTGCCCGCCAAACTTTGTTCTCCTGGTTTTTTGTTTGTCTCTCTCCTTTCTACTTCTTGTTCATGCCACAGTATGTGTAGGAACTTTGCCCAAGGTGACCTTTCTTTTGATGTCCATGACTTTTCACTCAACCAAATTCTCTTCTCCAATCTTAAGTCATGTTTGAAGGTTATAATTTAAGCAGATattaattgaatgattttggcaAATTGAAAGAAGTGAAAGCGTGCTATGAAAATCATTGCTTGTTATTGTGACTAAAATACTTGGTTTTGCTTCTTTGTGCATCTTCAGTGAcctgataaaataaaaacaaatgatTATTAGTGTACATCTTTCTCTGAACTTATTATGATGTACTCTTCACTCTCCTCATTTTGGTTTCTCATTTTAGAAGGTTGGGCATCACATGTTCTATCGATGCATTTAGCTAAGAACCTGACTGATTTATTTTGGCTTTAGTTACTTTGTCGAGGTTTCAATGAAGAAAGAGGAAGAGAATGGCCTCCCAGACGCCTTGGTCAATTAAAAGAAGTGGAATTTAATGGATTTCACGGGACAGTAAATGAAATTCATTTTGCTACTTATTTGGTAAAAAATGCTCCAGCACTTGAACGACTGTGGATCCGCTCACCCTATAGGTTCTATTGTGATGATTATCATTTAGAAACTGGAGGCGGTTGGTACATGGATGAGCGAGTCGATACTCTGCATGAAGAATTAATGATGCAAGCCGTCTCCAGCAAACTGCAGGTGAATATTGTAAGATCTCCAAGAACAGAACTCAAAATCTGTGGGAGAGAATAAACGCATCGAATAAAGTGGAGGTGAAGAATTAATGATTCAAGGCCGCTCCAACAAGCTGCAGGTGAATATTGTAAGATCTCCAAGAACAGAACTCAAAATCTGTGGGAAAGAATAAACGCATCGAATTGTGCTGGATTGTTCATATACAAGGTGTGCAATAATTAAGTCTACTAATCATTCATACGTCAATTGTAACAATAATAAGTCTACCAATTGTAACAATAATAAGTCTGAGAAGATGCAAACACTAAGTGGCTTTGAGATCTTTTCATTTGTCAAACAATTGGTTAATTATGATTACAGTAGCGAGTTATAGTTGCATGATATACATCTGACTTGGGAAATTAATTATGCCAAACAATTAATTATTctactcttttttattttttattttttgtttttagttactttttttttttaccttcccCTCCCTACTCAAGCCTGCCTGGTCAGGAGATTGAGTTAAAAATTATATAGGCTTCTAGCTTGAAAATTTGTTGTTAGTTGCTCCAAATTCCTTAAATTCAGCAGGTAATTCGTTTGCATATTCTAAAGCAAAGCTTCTTATCCGAAACCTTAATCCATTTTTATCTCTTTCCCTGGGTTCTCAGACAAATTAAACAAAGCACGAGAGCACATAGGTACTTTCCGGCCATTTCTAGCCAGCACCTAACCTGAAGGCATCCGACCATAATAACAATACTTTATCCATGAAGCCATTGACTGTAACCTTATTATTTCTGCTTTTCAACAATATTCGAGTGTCGTATAAGAGtttggcccaaaaaaaaaaaaacctttgtGAATGGTCCACCCTTATTTTGGTTGTCCCTTGAGCTCAAGTTTGAGAAAAATTTATCCCAGATCTTATCCGTACCATGATTCTaatgttttgttttttcttgaTGAAATTCTTGTAATGGCTTTTCTacaaaacaaggaaaaaatCTCTGGATACTGCTGATTAACGATCAACCATACTTAATAATGTTGGATTGTTGGAGACAATTTTGATTCCCACTCGACAAATATGCTTTCCCATTCAATGAAGATGGTGATAATCACAGGTAAATACAATACATAAAACGACTCCAAAAACAGGGAAATTTGTCTCAAGGCGTCCA from Coffea eugenioides isolate CCC68of chromosome 8, Ceug_1.0, whole genome shotgun sequence encodes the following:
- the LOC113781031 gene encoding uncharacterized protein LOC113781031 isoform X3; the encoded protein is MCWFGNRALPFAILVAATGAAIQKAIKSFGGQGKAIVLQEKHEQDFVHKADDGLANEDSISQLPDDLLSDVLSRLDLIEAVGTRILSRRWKNVCKFSLCVPKLEDARITFSGNGSIPYFFGEVLKDCPKLKNLLFQTNSDKLKYTPGKMDMFSNLRTLYFVPGMKSPPDLLNVVPILEACPHLEEFRLQLLCRGFNEERGREWPPRRLGQLKEVEFNGFHGTVNEIHFATYLVKNAPALERLWIRSPYRFYCDDYHLETGGGWYMDERVDTLHEELMMQAVSSKLQVNIVRSPRTELKICGRE